Proteins encoded by one window of Sphingosinicella sp. BN140058:
- a CDS encoding peroxiredoxin gives MVNEGDLVPDVKLISVDGKEISPADFRSQKLVLYFYPKDDTSGCTAEAQAFSALADAFQDANAWVLGISKDDSKKHAKFIDKYDLKVQLATDADGSVCEAFGTWIEKSMYGRKYMGIDRATFLIDRDGKVQRVWRKVKVPGHAEEVLEAARALP, from the coding sequence ATGGTGAACGAAGGTGATCTGGTTCCGGACGTGAAGCTGATCAGCGTCGACGGCAAGGAGATCAGCCCGGCCGATTTCCGCAGCCAGAAGCTCGTCCTCTATTTCTATCCGAAGGACGACACGTCCGGCTGCACCGCCGAGGCGCAGGCGTTCAGCGCCCTTGCCGATGCCTTCCAGGATGCCAATGCGTGGGTCCTCGGCATCTCCAAGGACGATTCCAAGAAGCACGCCAAGTTCATCGACAAATATGATCTGAAGGTTCAGCTCGCGACCGACGCGGACGGGTCGGTTTGCGAAGCGTTCGGCACCTGGATCGAGAAGTCGATGTACGGCCGCAAATATATGGGGATCGACCGGGCGACCTTCCTGATCGATCGCGACGGCAAGGTTCAGAGGGTCTGGCGCAAGGTCAAGGTGCCCGGCCACGCCGAAGAGGTGCTTGAAGCGGCCCGCGCATTGCCCTGA
- the glnE gene encoding bifunctional [glutamate--ammonia ligase]-adenylyl-L-tyrosine phosphorylase/[glutamate--ammonia-ligase] adenylyltransferase yields MQDALARARRHSPFLRLQLDRFPAVATALETGTIVQAVQTARGAGVDAPSLAAALRRERSALATALAIGDLAGLIPFEALVAELSDLADKSLHRAIEAAILERTPDAEPRGFTIIALGKHGSRELNYSSDIDPLFLFDPATLPLKPREEPGQAAVRIGQRVIELIQKRDGEGYVFRIDLRLRPSSEVTPIALPVDAAISYYESSALPWERAAFIRARHAAGDVALGRYFLDAIHPFVWRRSLDFGAIEELQSITRRIRDHYSQGQKFGPGYDLKRGRGGIREVEFFAQIHQLIHGGREPGLRARATLDALAALAADARISSTDAADMADAYRLFRTIEHRLQMVDDRQTHSLPADPAALDNVARLHGLEDGASLLALLRPQVDRVAAVYTAMAGDQEEHLPLVPEALEVRLAEIGFASPAEARGRVDRWRSGKARSLRTAPAREAFEAMLPLLLEAFARAPDPMRAMNRFEDVLERLPSGVNFYRLLQARPGLTEHLAEILSHAPTLADQLARRPELLDGLIDASAFDLPPPLSDLIAEFVQAERKGEDYQMILDRVRRLVNERRFALGVQLVTGRSQPLDVTTGYARVAEAALNVLADVTIAEFEKRHGKVPGSELLILALGRFGGEALTHASDLDLVYLFSGTHEAESDGEKPLRATDYFNRLAPRVTAALSVPTAAGPLYEVDTRLRPSGKDGLLAVSVESFERYQREQAWTWEHLALLRARPIYGSPAARAELAAVIDRTLRLSRDPGQVTAEAVRMRRDIALHKQAGGPFDIKLGEGGLVDLEFAVHTLQLRTGIGLDPHLEVAIEALCRAGLVRQDSDEALRLLISMLVMFRLVSPSSAEPAEASRPLVARACGLPDWQALLAAHAQARQSVSELWRNVAAAAAPAA; encoded by the coding sequence CTGCAAGACGCGCTTGCGAGAGCCCGGCGTCATTCGCCATTTCTGCGCCTGCAGCTCGATCGATTTCCGGCCGTAGCGACGGCCCTTGAAACCGGGACGATCGTCCAGGCGGTGCAGACCGCGCGGGGTGCAGGCGTCGACGCGCCGAGCCTCGCCGCGGCACTGCGCCGCGAGCGCAGCGCGCTCGCAACCGCGTTGGCGATCGGCGATCTTGCCGGCCTGATCCCGTTCGAGGCGCTGGTCGCGGAACTCTCCGACCTTGCCGACAAGAGTCTCCATCGCGCTATCGAAGCGGCGATCCTCGAGCGCACGCCCGATGCCGAGCCCCGCGGCTTCACGATCATTGCGCTCGGCAAGCATGGCAGCCGCGAGCTCAATTATTCGTCCGACATCGATCCGCTGTTCCTGTTCGATCCAGCCACGCTCCCGCTCAAGCCGCGCGAGGAGCCGGGGCAGGCGGCGGTGCGGATCGGACAGCGCGTGATCGAGCTGATCCAGAAGCGGGACGGCGAAGGCTACGTGTTCCGGATCGATCTGCGGCTGCGCCCGTCGTCGGAAGTGACGCCGATCGCGCTGCCCGTCGACGCCGCAATCTCTTACTACGAATCGAGCGCCCTGCCGTGGGAACGTGCCGCGTTCATTCGTGCCCGGCATGCCGCAGGTGACGTCGCGCTCGGCCGCTATTTCCTTGACGCGATCCACCCGTTCGTATGGCGGCGCTCGCTGGATTTCGGAGCGATCGAGGAACTGCAATCGATCACGCGCAGGATCCGTGATCATTATTCGCAGGGGCAGAAATTCGGTCCCGGCTATGATCTCAAGCGCGGGCGCGGCGGCATCCGGGAGGTGGAGTTCTTCGCCCAGATCCATCAGCTCATCCATGGCGGACGGGAGCCGGGGCTGCGGGCGCGGGCGACCCTGGACGCGCTTGCCGCCCTTGCCGCAGACGCCCGGATCTCGTCCACGGACGCAGCCGACATGGCCGACGCCTATCGCCTGTTCCGAACGATCGAGCACCGCCTGCAGATGGTCGACGATCGTCAGACTCACAGCCTGCCGGCGGATCCCGCCGCCCTCGACAATGTGGCGCGTCTTCATGGCCTGGAGGACGGCGCATCTTTGCTTGCGCTGCTGCGCCCGCAGGTGGATCGGGTTGCCGCCGTCTATACGGCGATGGCCGGCGACCAGGAGGAGCATCTGCCGCTCGTCCCGGAGGCGCTCGAAGTTCGACTTGCGGAGATCGGGTTCGCATCGCCTGCCGAAGCGCGGGGGCGGGTGGATCGCTGGCGGTCCGGCAAGGCGCGCTCGCTGCGCACCGCGCCCGCGCGGGAGGCGTTCGAAGCGATGCTGCCGTTGCTGCTCGAAGCCTTCGCCAGGGCGCCCGATCCGATGCGCGCGATGAACCGCTTCGAGGACGTGCTCGAACGTTTGCCGAGCGGAGTCAATTTCTATCGCCTGCTGCAGGCGCGGCCGGGGCTCACCGAGCATCTCGCCGAAATCCTCAGTCACGCGCCGACCCTTGCCGATCAGCTCGCCCGGCGTCCCGAACTGCTCGACGGCCTGATCGACGCCTCGGCGTTCGATCTTCCGCCGCCTTTGTCCGATCTCATCGCCGAGTTCGTCCAGGCGGAGCGCAAGGGGGAGGATTACCAGATGATCCTCGATCGGGTCCGCCGACTGGTCAACGAACGCCGCTTTGCGCTTGGCGTTCAACTCGTCACCGGGCGCAGCCAGCCGCTCGACGTCACCACCGGCTATGCCCGTGTTGCCGAGGCTGCGCTCAACGTGCTTGCCGACGTGACCATCGCCGAATTCGAGAAGCGGCACGGCAAGGTACCCGGTTCCGAACTGCTGATCCTTGCGCTCGGCCGCTTCGGCGGCGAAGCGCTGACCCACGCCTCCGATCTCGATCTGGTCTACCTGTTCAGCGGCACCCACGAGGCCGAATCGGACGGCGAGAAGCCGCTGCGGGCTACCGACTATTTTAATCGGCTGGCGCCGCGGGTGACTGCGGCGCTCAGCGTGCCGACGGCGGCCGGGCCACTCTACGAGGTCGACACCCGCCTCCGTCCCTCCGGCAAGGACGGCCTGCTCGCGGTCAGCGTCGAGAGCTTCGAGCGCTACCAGCGCGAACAGGCGTGGACCTGGGAGCATCTCGCCTTGCTGCGCGCGCGCCCGATCTACGGTTCACCCGCGGCGCGGGCTGAGCTCGCGGCGGTGATCGATCGCACCTTGCGGCTTTCGCGCGACCCCGGTCAGGTCACCGCCGAGGCGGTGCGGATGCGCCGGGATATCGCGCTCCACAAGCAGGCCGGCGGGCCGTTCGACATCAAGCTTGGCGAGGGTGGGCTCGTCGACCTGGAATTCGCAGTTCACACGCTCCAGCTTCGCACCGGGATCGGCCTCGATCCGCATCTGGAAGTCGCCATCGAGGCGCTGTGCCGTGCCGGCCTCGTGCGGCAGGACAGCGATGAGGCTCTGCGTCTGCTCATATCGATGCTGGTCATGTTCCGGCTGGTGTCGCCGAGTTCGGCGGAACCCGCCGAAGCATCCCGGCCGCTGGTTGCGCGGGCCTGCGGGTTGCCGGACTGGCAGGCGCTGCTTGCAGCGCATGCGCAGGCGCGGCAGAGCGTTTCGGAACTCTGGCGGAACGTTGCCGCCGCCGCGGCGCCGGCGGCCTAA
- a CDS encoding HAMP domain-containing protein: protein MNVELPRESLDRRQLVTALRSLRRGDFSVRLPEDLSGVDSEIATLFNEVVSINQEMTHEFERLSQVVGKEGKITQRGAVRSATGGWETAIRSVNELIEDMVQPTAEVARVIGAVAKGDLSQSMTVEIDGRPLRGEFLRIGKIVNTMVEQLASFASEVTRVAREVGTEGKLGGQANVKGVAGTWKDLTDNVNAMATNLTGQVRNIAEVTTAVASGDLSKKITVEVKGEILELKNTINTMVDQLNAFASEVTRVAREVGTEGKLGGQAQVPGVAGTWADLTDNVNLMAANLTGQVRNIAEVTTAVARGDLSKKITVDVKGEILELKNTINTMVDQLNGFASEVTRVAREVGTEGKLGGQAQVPGVGGTWKDLTDNVNLMADNLTGQVRNIAEVTTAVASGDLSKKITVDVKGEILELKNTINTMVDQLNGFASEVTRVAREVGTEGKLGGQAQVPGVAGTWADLTDNVNLMAANLTGQVRNIAEVTTAVARGDLSKKITVEVKGEILELKNTINTMVDQLNGFASEVTRVAREVGSEGKLGGQAQVEGVAGTWKDLTDNVNLMAGNLTGQVRNIAEVTTAVARGDLSKKITVDVKGEILELKNTINVMVDQLNSFASEVTRVAREVGSEGKLGGQAQVEGVGGTWKDLTDNVNAMAANLTGQVRNIAEVTTAVALGDLSKKITVDVKGEILELKNTINTMVDQLNGFASEVTRVAREVGTEGKLGGQAQVRGVAGTWKDLTDNVNLMAANLTGQVRNIADVTTAVARGDLSKKITVDVKGEILALKDTINVMVDQLNSFASEVTRVAREVGTEGKLGGQAQVPGVGGTWKDLTDNVNLMATNLTNQVRGIADVVTAVAQGNLRRKLTVDAKGEIAALAETINFMIETLSTFGDQVTNMAREVGIEGRLGGQARVPGAAGLWRDLTDNVNQLAANLTNQVRSIADVATAVTKGDLTRSIAVEASGEMAALKDTINEMIRNLKDQTLKNAEQDWLKTNLARFSRMLQGERDLTTVSNLIMSELAPLVNAQYGVFYVTKREEEEAKMELVASYGAENSDALKREFKLREGLVGQAAADKRAIVLKDVPGEFIRIGSGLGHAKPASVAILPALFEDEVKAVIELASFSDFNETHQSFLDQLMESVGIVLNTIAATMRTEGLLKQSQLLTQELQARQTELTTKQEELHATNEELQEKAQLLENEKKQVEAKNIEIEMARRAVEEKAEQLALTSKYKSEFLANMSHELRTPLNSLLILSKLLADNPQGNLNEKQTDFARTIHSAGSDLLSLINDILDLSKIESGTVSIEVGEMPMSTMKQHMERTFRQLAADKNLDFNVDFDASLPSTIRTDEKRLQQIVLNLLSNAFKFTAQGSVTLAVKAAKSGWSPNHPVLRGADKAISIAVTDTGIGIPEDKQKLIFEAFQQADGTTSRKYGGTGLGLSISREIARLLGGELQVRSKPGEGSTFTLFIPMQAIAPKIGSNGGSSARYDNSGAMVPTALPAGFEVSDDRDSLSGDPFVLIVEDDATFASILLDLARAAGLKGVVSTAGAGTLAMARKLQPDAITLDLGLSDIDGFVLLDLLKHDSQTSHVPIHVISGADKLNSVIDMGAFGVTEKPADQEALAQVFRDLAAHIRTSAPLLEIVPEDAPPSHAASGARAVPELAGAKMLIVDDDIRNIYSLTSVLESYDVEVLHAERGKDGIVILEQTPGIDIALIDIMMPEMDGYETMQQIRKRPALAEVPLIAVTAKAMKGDRQKCLDAGASDYIAKPVDIDLLLALLRVWIARARQSARPAGADSLNPAE from the coding sequence GTGAACGTCGAACTCCCTCGCGAATCTCTCGATCGCCGCCAGCTCGTCACCGCGCTCCGCAGCCTCCGCCGCGGCGACTTCTCGGTGCGCCTGCCCGAGGATCTCTCCGGCGTGGACAGCGAAATCGCGACCTTGTTCAACGAGGTGGTGTCGATCAACCAGGAGATGACGCACGAATTCGAGCGTCTCAGCCAGGTCGTCGGCAAGGAAGGCAAGATCACCCAGCGTGGTGCCGTGCGCAGCGCCACCGGCGGCTGGGAGACCGCGATCCGGTCGGTCAACGAGCTGATCGAAGACATGGTCCAGCCGACCGCCGAAGTCGCGCGCGTGATCGGCGCGGTCGCCAAGGGCGACCTGTCGCAGTCGATGACGGTGGAGATCGACGGTCGGCCGCTGCGCGGCGAATTCCTGCGCATCGGCAAGATCGTGAACACGATGGTGGAGCAGCTCGCCTCGTTCGCCTCGGAAGTGACGCGCGTGGCGCGCGAGGTCGGCACCGAAGGCAAGCTCGGCGGACAGGCCAACGTGAAGGGCGTGGCGGGCACCTGGAAGGATCTGACCGACAACGTCAACGCGATGGCGACCAACCTGACCGGTCAAGTCCGCAACATCGCCGAGGTGACCACCGCCGTCGCGTCCGGTGATCTTTCCAAGAAGATCACCGTGGAGGTGAAGGGCGAGATCCTCGAGCTCAAGAACACCATCAACACGATGGTCGATCAGCTCAACGCCTTCGCCTCGGAAGTGACTCGCGTGGCCCGCGAAGTCGGCACCGAAGGCAAGCTCGGCGGGCAGGCGCAGGTGCCGGGAGTCGCCGGCACCTGGGCCGACTTGACCGACAACGTCAATCTGATGGCCGCGAACCTCACCGGCCAGGTTCGCAACATCGCCGAAGTGACCACCGCGGTGGCCCGCGGCGATCTTTCCAAGAAGATCACGGTGGACGTGAAGGGCGAGATCCTCGAGCTCAAGAACACCATCAACACCATGGTCGATCAGCTCAACGGCTTCGCCTCGGAAGTGACCCGCGTGGCGCGCGAAGTCGGCACCGAAGGAAAGCTGGGCGGCCAGGCGCAGGTGCCTGGCGTCGGCGGAACCTGGAAGGATCTGACCGACAACGTCAATCTGATGGCCGACAATCTGACGGGCCAGGTCCGCAACATCGCGGAAGTGACCACCGCCGTCGCATCGGGCGACTTGTCGAAGAAGATCACCGTCGACGTGAAGGGCGAGATTCTCGAGCTCAAGAACACCATCAACACCATGGTCGACCAGCTCAACGGCTTCGCCTCGGAAGTGACGCGCGTGGCGCGCGAGGTGGGCACCGAAGGCAAGCTCGGCGGCCAGGCGCAGGTGCCGGGAGTCGCCGGGACCTGGGCCGATCTGACCGACAACGTCAATTTGATGGCCGCCAACCTGACCGGCCAGGTCCGCAACATCGCCGAAGTGACCACGGCCGTGGCGAGAGGCGACTTGTCGAAGAAGATCACGGTGGAGGTGAAGGGCGAGATCCTCGAGCTCAAGAACACCATCAACACCATGGTCGATCAGCTCAACGGTTTCGCCTCCGAAGTGACCCGCGTGGCGCGCGAAGTGGGCTCCGAAGGCAAGCTCGGCGGCCAGGCGCAGGTGGAAGGCGTTGCCGGCACCTGGAAGGATCTCACCGACAACGTCAATTTGATGGCCGGCAATCTGACGGGACAGGTCCGCAACATCGCCGAGGTGACCACCGCCGTGGCGAGAGGCGACTTGTCGAAGAAGATCACCGTCGACGTGAAGGGCGAGATCCTCGAGCTCAAGAACACGATCAACGTCATGGTCGACCAGCTCAACTCGTTCGCGTCGGAAGTGACCCGCGTGGCGCGCGAAGTGGGCTCCGAAGGCAAGCTCGGCGGCCAGGCGCAGGTGGAAGGCGTCGGCGGCACCTGGAAGGATCTCACCGACAATGTGAACGCGATGGCCGCCAATCTCACCGGCCAGGTCCGCAACATCGCCGAGGTGACCACCGCGGTGGCGCTCGGCGACTTGTCGAAAAAGATCACGGTGGACGTGAAGGGCGAGATCCTCGAGCTCAAGAACACCATCAACACCATGGTCGACCAGCTCAACGGCTTCGCGTCCGAAGTGACGCGCGTGGCGCGCGAGGTGGGCACCGAAGGGAAACTCGGCGGACAGGCGCAGGTGCGCGGCGTCGCCGGCACCTGGAAGGATCTTACCGACAACGTCAATCTGATGGCGGCGAACCTTACCGGTCAGGTCCGCAACATCGCCGACGTGACCACCGCCGTGGCGAGGGGCGACCTTTCCAAGAAGATCACTGTGGACGTGAAGGGCGAGATTCTCGCGCTCAAGGACACGATCAACGTGATGGTCGATCAGCTCAACTCGTTCGCCTCGGAAGTGACCCGCGTGGCGCGCGAAGTCGGCACCGAGGGCAAGTTGGGCGGCCAGGCGCAGGTGCCGGGCGTCGGCGGAACCTGGAAGGATCTGACCGACAACGTCAACCTGATGGCGACCAACCTCACCAACCAGGTGCGCGGCATCGCCGACGTCGTCACCGCGGTGGCGCAGGGCAATCTGCGCCGCAAGCTGACCGTGGACGCCAAAGGCGAAATCGCCGCGCTCGCCGAGACGATCAACTTCATGATCGAGACGCTGTCGACCTTCGGCGACCAGGTCACCAACATGGCGCGCGAGGTCGGCATCGAGGGCCGGCTCGGCGGCCAGGCGCGCGTCCCCGGCGCCGCCGGCCTGTGGCGCGATCTCACCGACAACGTGAACCAGCTCGCCGCCAATCTGACCAACCAGGTCCGATCGATCGCCGACGTGGCGACCGCCGTGACCAAGGGCGACCTTACCCGCTCGATCGCGGTGGAGGCGTCGGGCGAAATGGCCGCCCTCAAGGACACGATCAACGAGATGATCCGCAACCTCAAGGATCAGACGCTGAAGAATGCCGAGCAGGATTGGCTCAAGACCAATCTCGCCCGCTTCTCGCGCATGCTCCAGGGCGAGCGCGATCTCACCACCGTGTCGAACCTGATCATGTCCGAACTCGCGCCGCTGGTGAACGCGCAATATGGCGTGTTCTACGTCACCAAGCGCGAGGAAGAGGAAGCCAAGATGGAGCTCGTCGCCAGCTACGGCGCCGAGAATAGCGACGCGTTGAAGCGCGAGTTCAAGCTTCGCGAAGGCCTGGTCGGGCAGGCCGCGGCCGACAAGCGCGCGATCGTGCTCAAGGACGTTCCCGGCGAGTTCATCCGGATCGGCTCGGGCCTCGGCCATGCCAAGCCGGCGAGCGTCGCAATCCTTCCCGCTTTGTTCGAGGACGAGGTCAAGGCGGTGATCGAGCTCGCCTCGTTCAGCGACTTCAACGAAACCCACCAGAGCTTCCTCGATCAGCTGATGGAATCGGTCGGCATCGTTCTCAACACGATCGCCGCCACCATGCGAACCGAGGGTCTGCTCAAACAGTCGCAGCTGCTCACCCAGGAACTCCAGGCGCGCCAGACCGAGCTCACCACCAAGCAGGAGGAGCTTCACGCGACCAACGAGGAGCTGCAGGAGAAAGCCCAGCTGCTCGAGAACGAGAAGAAGCAGGTCGAGGCCAAGAACATCGAGATCGAGATGGCCCGTCGTGCGGTGGAGGAGAAAGCGGAACAGCTCGCCCTCACCTCCAAGTACAAATCCGAGTTCCTGGCCAATATGAGCCACGAGCTGCGGACTCCGCTCAACTCGCTGCTGATCCTGTCCAAGCTGCTCGCCGACAATCCGCAGGGCAATCTCAACGAGAAGCAGACCGATTTCGCGCGCACCATCCACTCGGCGGGATCGGATCTGCTGAGCCTGATCAACGACATTCTCGATCTGTCGAAGATCGAATCGGGCACGGTGTCGATCGAGGTCGGCGAGATGCCGATGAGCACGATGAAGCAGCATATGGAGCGGACCTTCCGGCAGCTCGCCGCCGACAAGAATCTGGACTTCAACGTCGACTTCGACGCCAGCCTGCCGTCGACCATCCGCACCGACGAGAAGAGGCTGCAGCAGATCGTCCTCAACCTGCTGTCCAACGCCTTCAAGTTCACTGCCCAGGGCAGCGTCACGCTGGCCGTCAAGGCGGCGAAGAGCGGCTGGAGCCCCAACCACCCGGTGCTGCGCGGTGCCGACAAGGCGATCTCGATCGCGGTCACCGACACCGGCATCGGCATTCCGGAAGACAAGCAGAAGCTGATCTTCGAGGCGTTCCAGCAGGCCGACGGTACCACCAGCCGCAAATATGGCGGCACCGGCCTTGGTCTCTCGATCAGCCGCGAGATCGCGCGGCTGCTCGGCGGCGAATTGCAGGTCCGCTCTAAGCCCGGCGAGGGATCGACCTTCACCCTGTTCATCCCGATGCAGGCGATCGCGCCCAAGATCGGCAGCAACGGCGGCAGCAGCGCGCGCTACGACAATAGCGGCGCCATGGTGCCGACAGCGCTCCCGGCGGGATTCGAAGTCAGTGACGATCGCGACAGTCTGAGCGGCGATCCCTTCGTCCTGATCGTCGAGGACGACGCCACCTTCGCGTCGATCCTGCTGGATCTCGCCCGCGCGGCGGGCCTGAAGGGAGTCGTCTCGACCGCCGGTGCCGGCACGCTTGCGATGGCGCGCAAGCTGCAGCCGGATGCGATCACCCTCGATCTCGGTCTGTCCGATATCGACGGCTTCGTGCTGCTCGATCTCCTAAAGCACGACTCGCAGACCAGCCACGTTCCCATCCACGTCATTTCGGGCGCCGACAAGCTCAACTCGGTGATCGACATGGGCGCGTTCGGCGTGACCGAGAAGCCTGCCGACCAGGAGGCGCTGGCGCAGGTGTTCCGCGATCTCGCCGCGCACATCCGGACGTCGGCGCCGCTGCTCGAAATCGTGCCCGAAGATGCGCCCCCGTCGCATGCCGCGAGCGGCGCCCGCGCCGTACCCGAGCTTGCCGGGGCCAAGATGCTGATCGTCGACGACGACATCCGCAACATCTACTCGCTGACGAGCGTGCTGGAGAGCTACGATGTGGAGGTTCTGCACGCCGAGCGCGGCAAGGACGGCATCGTCATCCTCGAACAGACGCCGGGGATCGACATCGCCCTCATCGACATCATGATGCCCGAAATGGACGGCTACGAAACGATGCAGCAGATCCGCAAGCGTCCGGCGCTCGCCGAGGTGCCGCTGATCGCGGTTACCGCCAAGGCGATGAAGGGCGATCGTCAGAAATGTCTCGACGCCGGCGCGTCCGACTATATTGCCAAGCCGGTCGACATCGATCTGCTGCTGGCGCTGCTGCGCGTGTGGATTGCGCGCGCGCGGCAAAGCGCCCGTCCGGCCGGCGCCGACAGCCTGAACCCGGCGGAGTAA
- the aroF gene encoding 3-deoxy-7-phosphoheptulonate synthase has product MIIVLKPEAPPETAQELLDRIAAKGLKPLHMPGSERVVLGALGDERVLAELALEGHPMVESLKPILAPYKLVSREMQAHDTIVRLGKVAVGGRGFTVIAGPCAVETESQMRNTVRAAKAAGAHGIRAGAYKPRTSPYAFQGHGVEGLKLLRATGDEFDMPVVTEVMETADVEIVAEYADAFQIGARNMQNFSLLKAVGRARKPVVLKRGMAAKVEDLLLAAEYLLAEGNDQVILCERGIRTFETATRNTLDLNAIPFIKQKTHLPVLVDPSHGTGVRDFVIPMALAAAACGADGILVEMHENPAVAWSDGAQSLYPEGFERLMASLAPIAAAVGRQIQ; this is encoded by the coding sequence ATGATCATCGTTCTCAAGCCGGAAGCGCCGCCCGAAACCGCGCAGGAGCTGCTCGATCGAATCGCCGCCAAAGGGCTCAAGCCGCTCCACATGCCTGGCAGCGAGCGGGTCGTGCTCGGCGCCCTCGGCGACGAGCGCGTGCTCGCCGAACTCGCCCTCGAAGGCCATCCGATGGTCGAGTCGCTGAAGCCGATCCTTGCGCCGTACAAGCTCGTCAGCCGCGAGATGCAGGCGCACGATACGATCGTTCGCCTCGGCAAGGTCGCCGTCGGTGGCCGCGGCTTCACCGTCATCGCCGGGCCCTGCGCGGTGGAAACGGAGAGCCAGATGCGCAACACCGTCCGCGCCGCCAAGGCGGCCGGCGCCCATGGTATCCGCGCCGGCGCCTACAAGCCGCGCACCAGTCCCTATGCCTTTCAAGGGCATGGGGTCGAAGGGCTGAAGCTGCTGCGTGCGACCGGCGACGAATTCGACATGCCGGTGGTGACCGAGGTCATGGAGACCGCCGACGTCGAGATCGTCGCCGAATATGCCGATGCCTTCCAGATCGGCGCGCGCAACATGCAGAATTTCTCCCTGCTGAAAGCCGTCGGCCGTGCTCGCAAGCCAGTGGTTCTGAAGCGCGGCATGGCGGCCAAGGTGGAGGATCTCCTGCTCGCCGCGGAATATCTGCTGGCGGAGGGCAACGATCAGGTGATCCTGTGCGAACGGGGCATCCGCACCTTCGAGACCGCGACGCGCAACACGCTCGATCTGAACGCAATCCCGTTCATCAAGCAGAAGACCCACCTGCCGGTGCTGGTCGATCCGTCGCATGGCACCGGGGTTCGCGATTTCGTCATTCCGATGGCGCTCGCCGCTGCCGCCTGCGGTGCCGACGGCATTCTCGTCGAGATGCATGAGAACCCGGCCGTCGCCTGGTCCGACGGCGCCCAGTCGCTCTATCCGGAGGGGTTCGAACGGTTGATGGCGAGCTTGGCGCCGATCGCCGCCGCCGTGGGACGGCAGATTCAGTGA
- the phhA gene encoding phenylalanine 4-monooxygenase, which translates to MFKDFTETDPAAPAPPAGAAADWTVPQNWHRFTGEEHATWDILFARQQEMLRGRAVAAFEEGLDVLRLSRPGIPEFGELNERLHRRTGWTVVSVPGLVPDDIFFEHLANRRFPAGNFIRSRSQLDYLEEPDVFHDVFGHVPLLALPAIADFMQALGQKGLEALDLGMLDRLARLYWYTVEFGLAREGGALRIFGAGILSSFGESRFSLDSAEPRRRPFALPEVLRTTYRSDAFQTGYFVVESFEALLDAILTADLEALYAEAALLPDLDPGRA; encoded by the coding sequence ATGTTCAAGGATTTCACCGAAACGGATCCCGCCGCGCCGGCACCGCCCGCCGGTGCCGCGGCCGACTGGACGGTGCCGCAGAACTGGCATCGCTTCACCGGCGAGGAGCATGCGACCTGGGATATCCTGTTCGCACGCCAGCAGGAAATGCTGCGCGGTCGCGCCGTCGCCGCGTTCGAGGAAGGGCTGGACGTGTTGCGACTGTCGCGGCCCGGCATCCCGGAATTCGGCGAACTCAACGAGCGACTTCACCGCCGCACCGGATGGACGGTGGTCTCCGTGCCTGGGCTGGTGCCCGACGACATCTTCTTCGAGCATCTCGCCAATCGCCGCTTTCCCGCCGGCAATTTCATCCGCAGCCGCAGCCAGCTCGACTATCTGGAAGAGCCAGACGTGTTTCACGACGTCTTCGGCCACGTGCCGCTGCTGGCGCTGCCTGCGATCGCCGATTTCATGCAGGCACTTGGTCAGAAAGGCCTCGAGGCCCTCGACCTCGGCATGCTCGACCGCCTGGCGCGCTTGTACTGGTACACGGTCGAATTCGGGTTGGCGCGCGAAGGCGGCGCATTGCGCATCTTCGGCGCCGGCATCCTCTCCAGCTTCGGCGAATCCCGCTTCAGCCTCGACAGCGCCGAGCCCAGGCGTCGTCCGTTCGCGCTGCCCGAAGTGCTGCGCACCACCTATCGTAGCGACGCCTTCCAGACCGGCTACTTCGTGGTCGAAAGCTTCGAAGCCCTGCTGGACGCCATCCTTACGGCCGATCTCGAAGCGTTGTACGCCGAAGCGGCGTTACTCCCGGATCTCGATCCCGGACGGGCATGA
- a CDS encoding DUF5985 family protein, translating into MNEVFPAIVYLLCFATSAACAWLLMRSYRISGARLLLWSGLCFIFLAANNLVVVLDLLVLRDLDMRMPRLLLALAAVSILLFGFVWDLEEE; encoded by the coding sequence ATGAACGAGGTCTTCCCGGCGATCGTCTACCTGTTGTGCTTCGCCACCAGCGCCGCCTGTGCCTGGCTGCTCATGCGATCCTATCGCATCAGCGGCGCCCGCCTGCTGCTATGGAGCGGCCTCTGCTTCATCTTCCTGGCCGCGAACAATCTGGTCGTCGTGCTCGATCTGCTGGTGCTGCGCGATCTGGACATGCGGATGCCGCGCTTGCTGCTTGCGCTCGCCGCGGTGTCGATCCTGCTGTTCGGCTTCGTCTGGGATCTGGAGGAAGAATGA
- a CDS encoding DUF5985 family protein — protein MTIFNFLAGAVTFGFLLAGLFFLRFWKRTADSLFLAFAAAFLLLGIGQALLTLTDIPVEERSWLYLFRLAAFALILVAIVGKNKRRS, from the coding sequence ATGACGATCTTCAACTTCCTCGCCGGTGCCGTCACGTTCGGCTTCTTGCTCGCCGGATTGTTCTTCCTGCGCTTCTGGAAGCGGACCGCCGACAGTCTGTTCCTCGCGTTCGCGGCCGCCTTCCTGCTGCTCGGGATCGGGCAGGCCCTGCTGACGCTCACCGACATCCCGGTCGAGGAACGGAGCTGGCTATATCTGTTCCGGCTGGCCGCCTTCGCGTTGATCCTGGTGGCGATCGTCGGCAAGAACAAGCGGCGCAGCTGA